In the Anaerostipes caccae L1-92 genome, TCATCCGGGCACTGATCGTGGGAACGGTCGTTATGGCATGCGTATTATTGATGGCAACGAATCTGGCGCCGATCGAGACACAGATGGCCCTGACTGCAGGAATCAAAATGCCGGCGGGAGCTTCCCAGATCGGAAATCTGGACCGGGCAAACCTGATTTCGTGGCTGTTCGTTAAGGTATTTTCACTGTTCGGCTAAACAACACATTTATTTATGAATGAAAGGAAAACAAAGTTATGGAAATGACAAAACAAGAATTTTTAAGCAAAGTGGACCACTCATTGTTAAAACCTCAGCTGACGAGAGAAGAGATTATGGAAGGACTTCAGTTTGCAAAGGAGAATCACTGTGCATCTGTCTGCATTAACCCGTGCAATCTGGATATGGCAAGAGAAGTACTTGCAGGTACGGACGTAAAGATTGGAACCGTGATCGGATTTCCTTCCGGAGCACATACGACGTTTTCAAAAGTGGCGGAGGCAGTGGATGCTTATGCAAGAGGGGCAGTGGAGCTTGATATGGTCATTGATATCGGGGCACTGAGGAATGGTGAATACGAGGATGTAAAAAAGGACATCGAGGCAGTGGTCAATGCGACACCGGGCATTGTAAAAGTCATTCTTGAGACAGCGTTTCTTACCAAAGAAGAAATCAGGAAAGGCTGTGAGCTGACAGAAGAAGCAGGAGCTGCTTACGTAAAGACATCCACAGGTTTTGCGCCGTCCGGGGCTGCTGCAGAGGATATCAGACTCATGAGGGAGACAGTTTCAGAAAAAGTCCATGTGAAAGCCGCAGGGGGAATCAATAACCTGGCAGACTGTATGGCTATGATCGAGGCGGGATCTGACCGGATCGGCATCAGCAGGACAAAAGCGATCCTGGAAGAATTCTAAGAGGAGAGTGATGTTATGAGAGAGACTTCTTTACTGCTGGCCGGAGGCATGAAGAAAGAAAAAGCCCAAAAGGCGGCAGAGCTTCTGAAAGAAGGACTGAAAGAAAAGAACATAATGGCCGAGGTGACATTTGTAAATACATATGAGGTGACGGACTTAAAAAGTCTGGAAGAAGGCCATGATATGGTGATCTCTACTGCTACAGGCAATCTGAATACATCGCTTCCGGTACTGCAGGGATTGTGTCTTTTATATCCATGGATGGGGACCGGGAAACTGTATGAGGAAGTAGAAAAGAATCTTTAAGGCAGATAAAGGGAGGAAACAGAATGGAGCAGATTTTCAGAGAAGATCTCATCTGGCTGGATGAAACGTTTGAAGACAAAGACCAGTTTTTTGATAAGATCGGGAAAAGGCTTTATGAAAAAGGCAAAGTAAAGGAAAGTTTTGCCGATGGGCTGAAGAGCAGGGAAGCAGTTTATCCTACAGGTCTAAAGACCGAATCATATGAGATTGCGATTCCGCATACGGATGTGGAACATGTAAGAGAGGCATCCATATCTTTTGTAAGATTTAAAGAAA is a window encoding:
- a CDS encoding PTS sugar transporter subunit IIA, producing the protein MEQIFREDLIWLDETFEDKDQFFDKIGKRLYEKGKVKESFADGLKSREAVYPTGLKTESYEIAIPHTDVEHVREASISFVRFKETVLFSHMGEPEIQVNAKFAFVLGVKEPSQQVEVLSTLVLLISNEAEMAKLEVLNSPAQICALLNEFFKEHMQKGLK
- the deoC gene encoding deoxyribose-phosphate aldolase, with protein sequence MEMTKQEFLSKVDHSLLKPQLTREEIMEGLQFAKENHCASVCINPCNLDMAREVLAGTDVKIGTVIGFPSGAHTTFSKVAEAVDAYARGAVELDMVIDIGALRNGEYEDVKKDIEAVVNATPGIVKVILETAFLTKEEIRKGCELTEEAGAAYVKTSTGFAPSGAAAEDIRLMRETVSEKVHVKAAGGINNLADCMAMIEAGSDRIGISRTKAILEEF